The sequence AAGAGGCGCAGCCTGGCTGTTGCGCTCCAGGAGACGCCCGATCCTTCGCTCTGCAATGTACCTTTGCCTGATCTTTCCCTCATCTGCCTGCTTGACCAGTTTCGCAAGCCCCGTCTCCAAGCGGGTTACGAAGCGGCCGAGTATCGCCTTTTCTTTGTCTTTAGGCTTATGGGAGCGACAGAGAATGAATGTCTCCTGTGTTCCTTCGGGAGATTTGCAGAGCTTAATTTCCACGCCGGGCTGAACCTCTTTCCAACCCCACTCAAGCAACTCCCTTTCAAATCGCTTGAGCATTGACTTTGAAGTTCCGACCAGATACCGGTTCTTGCTCCGGCGCAAATACTCAAGATTCTCCTCGCTCACCATCCCCCGATCCATAACCCACACTCGCCCAGCCTGACCGTACTTCGCTTCCATGTAATCGACCATGTCTTCAACAGTCGTTACATCAGCGCGATTCCCATCAAATACCTCAAAAGCCAGTGGCAGCCCCTCCCTGCTCACCACCAGTCCAATACACACCTGCACGCAATCAGGACGGCCATCGCGACTGTAACCTCTGCGGGCCTGCTCGTTTCGCTCGGCGGTTCCTTCAAAATAGGTGGAGGTAATGTCATAAAAGAGAAAGTCGAACGTCGCCCCGAACAACTCTCCGTAGCGCCTCTGCAGGTGCGCGCACAAAACATCTTTGTAGGGAAGCAACCTGTCGAGCGCGCGGTAGAGCCTGTCATCATTGACCTTGTCCTCAGGTATTCCAAGCAAATCATCCAGCGCGGTCTTCCCGTACCACGATTCGGCTATCCGCAGGTCCGATGAAGGAGCGCAAAAGCGCGCCAGGACCAAAACGGCTGCCATGACGGACCACGGAATCTCCTCGCGGTTCGATCCCATCTGCTGCTTGCAAAACTCTTCGAGTCCCAGACGCTTCCATAGCGCAAGCCCCAGATACACGTCCCCAAAATGCCGAAGCCGCTCCACGCTTACCTGTTTGATATCCACGGTAGCCCACGGGGGAATCTCTTCCTGCTTCTCAAACAGATCCGCTTCAGCCTTTGGCTTGCCATCAAGTATGCGCGCTATTTCTTCCCATCCTACTCGTTCCTCTTTAT is a genomic window of Candidatus Abyssobacteria bacterium SURF_5 containing:
- a CDS encoding IS1634 family transposase — protein: MYLRRRTRKKGGVEYESWALVESVRTAQGPRQRTVATIGKLPGLDKEERVGWEEIARILDGKPKAEADLFEKQEEIPPWATVDIKQVSVERLRHFGDVYLGLALWKRLGLEEFCKQQMGSNREEIPWSVMAAVLVLARFCAPSSDLRIAESWYGKTALDDLLGIPEDKVNDDRLYRALDRLLPYKDVLCAHLQRRYGELFGATFDFLFYDITSTYFEGTAERNEQARRGYSRDGRPDCVQVCIGLVVSREGLPLAFEVFDGNRADVTTVEDMVDYMEAKYGQAGRVWVMDRGMVSEENLEYLRRSKNRYLVGTSKSMLKRFERELLEWGWKEVQPGVEIKLCKSPEGTQETFILCRSHKPKDKEKAILGRFVTRLETGLAKLVKQADEGKIRQRYIAERRIGRLLERNSQAAPLFDVSVKEEGKGKNARLRIRVRKHDKRYEWASQAAGNYLLRTNWPVNDPHELWKTYIQLTQVEDAFRITKSDLRIRPLYHQRSDRTQSHILVCFLALALWRALEQWMLASGLGSAPRKLLEELREIRSLDVLLPTRESKTLRLRVVSTPPQCLKILLHQLRLPLPNRAKLIQNVVPQMAP